The Flavobacteriales bacterium genome contains the following window.
ACGGACGCGCTGCCGATCCCCAACGTCCACCAGTGCCAGGTCTTCATGGTTCCGCAAGAATGCGACAACACAACAGCGTAACGCAACTGAGGGCCAAGGGATTTTACCGGGTCGGGTGTTGATCCGCCATGGGCGATCGCAGGAACTTGGCTCTACAATGCGTTGCGGGTCACGTAGTAGCGCCATGCCACAAGTGCTTTCTGCACAGGACCAAGTCGCGATAGGTCACGGTGCCACAGTTTGGGCAGCAGAGCCTTGTTCAAACGAGCGAGCATTCGGAACCATGTCTTCGTCATGCCGCGAAGATGGATCCCATGGGCAATGAACAATGGACTGTGAAGGGGGAGGCGGCTGGTCCATCGGGGTGATTCCCGCCCTTGTCCGGATCATCCGAAGGGTTCGACGGATCGGCGGCCGCCCCGGTGAACTTGACCATTTGCCGGATGAGTGGAGTGAAACACCCGATGGATGCCCGTGGATGCCCGATGGAACAACGGGAAAGCCTTGACGCTCTAGGGCTGTAGCACTAGCGTCGCGTTGGTCCAGGGTCTTCTTTTGCGGCCGCTCAAAACCGTCCTTGACATGCACCTGCGCCCAACGCTTTTCTCCGGCCTGCTCTTTCTGGCATCCTTGTCCTTGGCCCAAAGCAGTAGCCAGAATGCGGCAGTCCAGGTTAGCGCAACGGTGCAGAAGGCCCCGGCGAGCATCACGCTCACATGGACCGCACTGCCCAACACGAGCAGCATTACCATTTATCGGAAGGCCGTCTCGGGAACGAGCTGGGGGAATGCCGTCGCATCGCCTGCGGCTTCGGCCACCGCATGGACGGACAACTCGGTTGCCACGGCCACGGCCTATGAGTACAAAGTGGTGCGTGTTGCCAACGGCAGCACGGGAACGGGCTACCTGCGTTCGGGGATCGAGGTGGCCGCAACCGACTACCGTGGCAAGTTGGTCCTGCTGGTCGACAACACGTTCACCGCGTCACTCGCTCCGGAGCTGGCGCAACTGCAGTTGGACCTGAAGGCGGATGGCTGGGTCGTGCTGCGGACGGATGTTTCGCGCACAGCATCCGTGAGCAGCGTCCGAACGATCGTTGCCAATCAGTACAATGCCGATCCCGCCAACGTGAAAGCTCTTTTCATTGTTGGCCACGTTCCTGTTCCGTACAGTGGGAACCAGAACCCCGACGGCCACCAAGAGCACAAGGGTGCGTGGCCTGCTGATGGCTATTACGGCGATGTGAACGGGCTTTGGACCGATGCTGCCGTGAACGTGACGAGCGCCGCGAGGACCGCGAACAACAATGTGCCGGGCGATGGCAAGTTCGACCAGACCACCTTCCCGAGCGCAGTGGAGCTGCAAGTGGGCCGCGTGGACATGTATGACATGCCTGCGTTCGCAGTTGGCGAGACGCAGCTCATGCGGAACTACCTGAACAAGTTGCACAGCTTCAAGATCAAGTCCATCGTGCCGATCGAGCGCGGCATCATCTTCGACAATCTCCAGTGGGCGGGCTCGCCAATGGCTGCTAGCGGATGGCGTGGTTTCGGGACCATGGTGCCAACGGCCAATATCACCGCACCCTATAGTTATGGGCCGGCCTTCAAGACCTATGTGAACGGGCAGAGCTACTTGTGGGCGTACTCGAGCGGTGGAGGTCTGCAAGCCACGGTGAACGGTGTGCTCACCTACAACGGGGCCGACAACATCGCCATCACGGAGGACTACGCAACCACTGTCGCAGTGGGCAGCATCTTCAACATGTCCTTCGGGAGCTACTTCGGAGACTGGGACAACAAGAACAATTTCCTTCGCGGGGCAATTGCCAGCGGGAACGCCCTGGTGAACTGTTGGTCCGCCATTCCGGGGTTCTATGTTCACCACATGGGCATGGGAGAGAGCATCGGCATGAGCACGTTGGCCACCATGAACAACACGGCGCTGTACACACCGCTTACTGATGGTTGGCAGGGCAGCATCGGCCGGGTGCATCTTGGCCTGATGGGTGACCCAACGTTGCGCATGCGCTACATCGCAGCACCGGGCAACCTCTCCATCAGCAACAGCGGCGGCACTGCATTGTTCACATGGGCGGCGAGCGCTGAATCCGTGGCAGGCTACAACATCGATCGCATCGATGCCAACACGGGAGCTCTCACCCGGGTGAATGCTTCGCCCATCAACGGCACGTCCTATTCGAACACCAACACGCCGTTCGTTGCCGGGGCCCAGTACATGGTGCGCGCCGTGAAGCTCCAAGTGACGCCGAGCGGCAGCTACTTCGATCATTCGCTCGGTGCCTTGGGGACGGCTACCGGTGGTGGTGGCGCGGTGGATTGCTTGGGCGTCGTTGGCGGAACGGCCCTCCCCGGTACTGCATGCAACGACAACAACGCATGCACGATCAACGATGCGTGGACCGTGAGCTGCCAATGCATCGGCACCTACAATGGCCCTGTTGCGACCATCACACCGGCCGGTGCCACTACGTTCTGCCAAGGTGGAGCGGTGGCGCTGAACGCCAACACAGGCGCTGGCCTTACCTATACATGGCAGCGCAACGGAACCAACATCACTGGGGCAACCTCCGGCGTTCTGGCAGCGGTGCTCAGTGGGTCCTACACCGTTACGGTGACGAAAACAGGGTGTTCAGTGGTTTCCTCACCAGTGCAAGTGACCGTGAACCCGTTGCCCACCATCACGACCAGTTCCAACGCGGCCCTGGCCACAGTAACCGCTTCTGTCAACGGTACTCCGGGGCCTTATGTCTACGCTTGGAACACGAACCCCATCCAAACCACGGCAACGGCTGCGGTGACCGCGAGCGGCACCTACACGGTTGGTGTGACGGATGGTAATGGCTGCGGAGCGATCGCTTCCGTAGCGATCGTTCTGGGCGTGGCCACACCGCCTGATTGCAACGGTGTGATCGGTGGGCCCGCACTGCCGGGTACGTCATGCAACGACAACAACGCCTGCACGATCAACGATACGTGGAGCGCCTCGTGCCAGTGCATCGGAACGCCGAGCACGTTGGCCAGCACGATCACCGCGGGAGGGGCAACAACGTTCTGTTCCGGGTCGTCCGTTGCGCTCAATGCCAACACGGGAGCGGGTTACACCTATGTGTGGAAGCGGAATGGTGCCACCATCACAGGCGCCACATCCAGCAGCTACACGGCCACACAATCAGGGAGCCACACGGTTTCGATCACTTCAAGCGGATGCACGCGCACATCATCCGGCACTACGGTCACGGTGAACCCCAAACCAGTGATCAACATCACCACTGGCGCAGGTACGCTGACCGCGACCGTGACCGTTGCCCCCGCGCCCTACGTGTACACGTGGACCACGAATCCGGTGCAAACGACGGCAACGGCCAGCGTTGTAGCCGCCGGTACATACACTGTCGGGGTCACCAGCGCCAACGGTTGCGGCGACGTAGCCACGGTTGTTTATTCACCGCCGCAAGCCACCATATGTGACGGGCTTCGCACCGAATCCCAAACCACATGGGGCGCAGTGCCGCAGAACGCCAACGACGCGGCCACATACATGACGAACTACTTCTCTTGGCTCTTCACGGCACCGGACTATTTGAAGATCGGATGTGGTTCTCGCACGATGCAATTGACCTCGGCGGCGGCGGTGACGGCATTCCTGCCTGCTACTGGTGGTTCCGCGCAGTTGCCGACCGGCAACACCATCAATCCGGGGAGCGGCATCACCAATGGGCTTGCGGCCGAACTGGTGGCGTTGAAGCTGACCATGAAGTTCGATGCATACAACCCGGTCTTCAGCAGTAGCCAGTTGCTTTTGAAGAACCTGGTCATCGCCTCCGGACCGTTCCAGGGTTACACCGTTGAAGGGTTGGCCGCTGAGGCCGATCGGAAGCTCGGCAGTTGCGGTTCGCCGTTCACGTACAACCAGCTGCGCACGGCAATACGCGACATCAACAACGGATACGAGGGCGGCTTGGAGTCGGCTGGTTTGCTCTGGTGCAATGGTGTGTTGAAGGATGATCTGCCGGAAGTGATCGAAGAGCCGGTGTTCGATGCGCCAATGGAGATCGTTGCGTTCCCGAACCCGTTGGACGATGCCACCACCGTGGTGGTGCCCGCACCCGGGAAGGACGAAGAACTCGTGGTGGTGGTCTTCAACAGCCAAGGAGCGGTGGTGGCCGACCTTTTCACTGGTAACCAGTCACCAGGCCAGGAGTTGCGCCTCAAGTGGGATGCAGCGTCCGAGCCCATGGGCGTGTACTTTGTCCGTGTTCAGCGCGGTGCAAAGTCAGCGGTGGCGCGGTTGGTGGTCCATTGACCCAACCAGCTCTGCGCCGATAAACCCGGCACGATGATGGTAGTCTCATGGCCAATAGTGAACGCCATGAGAACCATGCTTCCAGTGATCGCCGTACTGTTCGGCAACGCGATCCATGCATCGGCCCCTGCTGACAGCACGGGCATGCCCGGAGACCAGTTCAGCCTGCAAGCAGCGCTGGACCAATTCAAGAAGTCCACCAACCTCGAGGCCTTCGAGAAGGCCATCAATGAAGAGGGTAACCGGGTGAACAACCTGGACCTGAACGGCGATGGCAAAGTGGATTACGTGCGGGTGGAATCGCACAAGGAGAAGGATGCCATGGCGATCGTCCTTCAGGTTGCGGTGAGCAAAGAGGAGGCACAGGATGTTGCCGTCATCGAGCTGGAGAAGACCGGTGAGGGCAAGGCCATGGTGCAGATCCGCGGCGATGAGGAACTGTACGGCCCCGATGTGTTCGTGGAGCCGTACGAGGAGGGCGCGGACAAGGGCGGCCGTGGTCCCGCTGCGCCGCTAGGGGAGGAGGACCTTTGGGTGTCGGTGAACGTATGGATGTGGCCGTGCGTGCAGTGGTGCTACGGTCCCTACTACGACCCTTGGATGTCACCGTGGTATTGGGGCTTCTACCCCGCATGGTGGAGCCCGTGGACCTGCTGGCAGTGGAGCGGCTGGTACGGGTACCACCACAACCACTGGAACGGATGGTACTACCGGACAAACACCTGCCGGACCATGCAGGCCCATGTGGTGTATGGAGGTCACCGCCGCAGTTCGGCCATGGTGCGCAACAACATCGCACAAGGCCGCGGAAGTCAGAATGTGCGCCAAAGCGGCATGCAACGCACCGATGGCCGCACTAGCCCCACCTTGGAGCGCCAGCGGCCCAGCAATGACCGGATGGAGCGGCCTACCCAAGAGCGGGGCGGCAGTGGCGGCCGGCAAGTGAAACCGGCCAAGCCCTCCAAACAGCCAACCGCTCGTCCCGGCCGCAGCACTGCGCCGCGCTCTACCAGCCCCAAGCCTTCGCGCAACACCGGTGGTGGCGGGTCCAAGCGGCAAGGCAGGTAAGAGCATCCGATCTTTCGGCAGGAGGCAGGCATCAAGCCTGCCTCTTGTGTTTTGTACCCATGGTCCCAGGCTCCGGAAGTCAATGGCACCGTTCAGGCACTCTGCTACATTCGCCCTCCCTGAAAAAATGCCCGCATAAGGCTACCTGTACCCGAAGTTGGATGTTGTGTTGAATTGGAAGTGACAGGATGATCGACAGCCTGCGAGGTGAACTTTTGTCGTGCAGCGACGGCCATGCCGTGGTGGAATGCCACGGCGTGGGCTATTTGCTGCAGGTGAGCACGGCCACCTTGGCTGCGCTTCCTGCAAAAGGAACCGTGCGATTGCTGGTGCACTACAGTGTTAGCGTGGATGTGCGCAGTGGCCAGAGCGAACACAAGTTGTTCGGGTTCACGACTGCCGAGGAGCGTCAGTTCTTTCGGCAGTTGATCGAAGTGCAAGGCGTGAGCGCGACCATCGGTATGTCGATCCTGGGCGCTGCTCCGGTGGACCGGTTGCGCAGTGCCATCCTCAACGGTGATGAAGGCGTCCTGCGCAGCGTGAAAGGCATCGGGCCGAAGCTGGCGCAACGCGTGGTGGCCGAATTGCGCGGGAAACTGCTCAAGGAACCGATCATCGCACCGATCACGTCCGGGGGCATGGGCAATAGCCTACGGGGCGAGGCGTTACAAGCGCTGGTTTCGCTGGGGCTCGATCGGGCCAAAGCGGAACGATCCCTGACCAGCGTCCTCCAAGAACACAAGGACAACACACCCGAACTGGCCGACGTCATCCGTCTTGCCCTGAAGAACCAGTAGTTCCCATGCACCACTTGCACTTCGCCCAAGTAGCGCCCCTCGTTTGGAGGGTGTTGGGCGTATTGCTCATGGTCTGCCTTGCCGATTTCGAAGCCTTTGCCCTGGGCTCGCCCTACTTGCAGGTGGACAGTCCGGAGATCCAACTGCCCTATCCGATTACCGATCCGATCGTGCCGGGCGGTGACCAAGGCAGCACCATCAACCTCGGCGATCCGGACAACGTGAACGAAGAGGTGATCTACGACCCGGTCACCGGCCAGTACATCCTTCAAAGCACCCTGGGCGACGGCATCAATTACCGGCCGCCGATGAGCATGACCTTGGAGGAGTACATGCAGTACGACATGGAGAAGGCCATGGACGACTTCTGGCTCAACAAGGTGGAGGAGGAGGCCGGGAGCGGTGACAAGGCGCTCATACCGACCATCAACATCAAGGGTGAAATATTCGATCGGATCTTCGGTGGCAGCCAGATCGAGATCAAGCCGCAGGGCAGCGCGGAGATCACCTTCGGGGTGAACATCAGCAAGACGGAGAACCCGCGCATACCCGTGGACCAACGCACGGTCACCACGTTCGATTTCGACCAGCGCATCCAGCTCAACCTCACCGGCAACATCGGCGAGAAGCTGAAGATCAACACGAGCTACAACACTGAAGCGACCTTCGATTTCGAGAACCAGGTGAAGCTCGATTATACGGGTTATGAGGACGAGATCATCCAGAAGTTCGAAGCCGGTAACGTGAGCCTGCCGCTGCAAGGGCAGCTCATCCAAGGCAGCCAGAGCCTCTTCGGGTTGAAGACGGAGCTCAAGTTCGGTCGGCTCACGGCCACGGCCATCTTCAGCCAGGAAAAGGGGCAGCGACGCAACGTGCAAGTGGCCGGTGGAGCACAGACGAACACCTTCGACATCAAGGCCGACGAGTACGAAGCGAACAAGTACTACTTCCTGAGCTACTTCTTCCGCGAGCAGTACGAGAACGCCCTGCGCACGCTGCCTACCATCAACAGCGGCGCGCAGATCACCCGTATCGAAGTGTGGGTGACGAACACCCGCAACGACTACGAGCAGAACCGCAACATCGTGGCCTTCACCGACCTGGGCGAGGACATCGCGAACGTGAGCCCGGAACTGCAGGGCACCATCGTCGATGCCGCCGGGAACCGCGCGAGCAACGGGGCGAACAGCCTCTACGCCACCATGGCGAACAACGCCGCCATCCGCGGGTTCGTGAGCGCGGCGCCGGTGCTGCAAGGCCTGGGCTTCGAAGCGGCGCGCCATTACGAGAAACTGGAAAGCGCACGACTGCTCCAACCCAACGAGTACACGTTCAACGATAGGCTCGGCTTCATCGGCGTGAACCAAAGCCTGAACAATGACGAGGTGCTGGCCGTGGCCTACCAGTACACCTTCCAGGGGCAGACCTACCAAGTGGGTGAATTCAGCACCGATGGTATCGCGCCACCTGCTGCGCTCGTGCTCCGCCTCTTGAAAGCCACCATCACCAACCCGCGCAACCAGCTGTGGGACCTGATGATGAAGAACGTGTACAGCCTCGGTGCGTTCCAAGTGAACCAGGAGAACTTCCGCATGGACCTCCTGTACAACAACCCGGCTACGGGGGTTGACGGCAACTTCGTGCCACGGGATCCGATCACCAACAAGATCCTGATGCAGGTGCTGGGCATGGACCGCCTGGACCCGCAGAACGCACCTAACCCGGATGGCCAATTCGACTTCGTGGACGGTGCGGCCACCACGGGCGGAACGATCAACACGCAGAACGGCCGCATCTTCTTCCCGGTGCTGGAGCCCTTCGGCACAACGTTGAGGAACGCACTGGTGGGACAGCCACAGAACGTGATAGATGCCGTGGTGTACCAACAGCTCTACGACAGCACGAAGACCGCAGCGCAGAACATTCCCGAACTGAACCGCTTCAAACTGAAGGGCAGCTACCGTAGTGCCAGCAGCGATGTCATCAACCTGAACGCGGTGAACATCCCGCAAGGCAGTGTGTCGGTGACGGCTGGCGGCGTGCGCTTGGTGGAGAACCAGGACTACACGGTGGATTACAACCTGGGCCGTGTGAAGATCATCAACCAGGGCATCCTCGAGAGCGGCACGCCGATCAACATCAGCCTGGAGAGCAACTCGCTCTTCAGCATCCAGACCAAAACACTGGCCGGTGCGCGCTTCGACTTCCGTGCGAACAAGGACCTGACGATCGGTGGTACGATCATGAACTTGTACGAGCGGCCGCTCACCGCCAAGGTGAACACCGGCGACGAGCCGATCCGCAACACCGTGGTGGGCCTGGACGTGAACTGGAAAAAGGAGAGCAACTTGATCACCACGATCGTGGACAAGCTGCCGTTCTACGCAACGAAGGAGGCCAGTAGCATCAACTTCAGTGCGGAGGGAGCCTACCTGATCCCGGGCCACAGCCGGGCGATCGGCAACCAGGGAACCAGCTACATCGACGACTTCGAGGGCAGCGTGAGCACGATCGACATGCGCACCCAGGCGCAGTGGCAACTGGCAGCCACGCCGCAGGGTGTTCCGGACCAATATCCCACGGGCAGTTCGTTCGATCTGGGTTACGGCTTCAAGCGCGCAAAACTGGCGTGGTACGTCGTCGATCCGTTGTTCTTCCGCGATAACAACCTCACACCGGGCGACATCACGAACGCCATCCAGAGCGACCACCGCCAGCGCGAGGTGCTCGAGCAGGAAGTGTTCCCGGCGCGGCAGCTGCCCAATGGTGTTCCTCCGAACATTCCGGTGCTCGATCTTGCGTACTACCCCAACGAGCGTGGTCCGTACAACTTCCA
Protein-coding sequences here:
- a CDS encoding T9SS type A sorting domain-containing protein, producing the protein MHLRPTLFSGLLFLASLSLAQSSSQNAAVQVSATVQKAPASITLTWTALPNTSSITIYRKAVSGTSWGNAVASPAASATAWTDNSVATATAYEYKVVRVANGSTGTGYLRSGIEVAATDYRGKLVLLVDNTFTASLAPELAQLQLDLKADGWVVLRTDVSRTASVSSVRTIVANQYNADPANVKALFIVGHVPVPYSGNQNPDGHQEHKGAWPADGYYGDVNGLWTDAAVNVTSAARTANNNVPGDGKFDQTTFPSAVELQVGRVDMYDMPAFAVGETQLMRNYLNKLHSFKIKSIVPIERGIIFDNLQWAGSPMAASGWRGFGTMVPTANITAPYSYGPAFKTYVNGQSYLWAYSSGGGLQATVNGVLTYNGADNIAITEDYATTVAVGSIFNMSFGSYFGDWDNKNNFLRGAIASGNALVNCWSAIPGFYVHHMGMGESIGMSTLATMNNTALYTPLTDGWQGSIGRVHLGLMGDPTLRMRYIAAPGNLSISNSGGTALFTWAASAESVAGYNIDRIDANTGALTRVNASPINGTSYSNTNTPFVAGAQYMVRAVKLQVTPSGSYFDHSLGALGTATGGGGAVDCLGVVGGTALPGTACNDNNACTINDAWTVSCQCIGTYNGPVATITPAGATTFCQGGAVALNANTGAGLTYTWQRNGTNITGATSGVLAAVLSGSYTVTVTKTGCSVVSSPVQVTVNPLPTITTSSNAALATVTASVNGTPGPYVYAWNTNPIQTTATAAVTASGTYTVGVTDGNGCGAIASVAIVLGVATPPDCNGVIGGPALPGTSCNDNNACTINDTWSASCQCIGTPSTLASTITAGGATTFCSGSSVALNANTGAGYTYVWKRNGATITGATSSSYTATQSGSHTVSITSSGCTRTSSGTTVTVNPKPVINITTGAGTLTATVTVAPAPYVYTWTTNPVQTTATASVVAAGTYTVGVTSANGCGDVATVVYSPPQATICDGLRTESQTTWGAVPQNANDAATYMTNYFSWLFTAPDYLKIGCGSRTMQLTSAAAVTAFLPATGGSAQLPTGNTINPGSGITNGLAAELVALKLTMKFDAYNPVFSSSQLLLKNLVIASGPFQGYTVEGLAAEADRKLGSCGSPFTYNQLRTAIRDINNGYEGGLESAGLLWCNGVLKDDLPEVIEEPVFDAPMEIVAFPNPLDDATTVVVPAPGKDEELVVVVFNSQGAVVADLFTGNQSPGQELRLKWDAASEPMGVYFVRVQRGAKSAVARLVVH
- a CDS encoding Holliday junction branch migration protein RuvA, whose translation is MIDSLRGELLSCSDGHAVVECHGVGYLLQVSTATLAALPAKGTVRLLVHYSVSVDVRSGQSEHKLFGFTTAEERQFFRQLIEVQGVSATIGMSILGAAPVDRLRSAILNGDEGVLRSVKGIGPKLAQRVVAELRGKLLKEPIIAPITSGGMGNSLRGEALQALVSLGLDRAKAERSLTSVLQEHKDNTPELADVIRLALKNQ